A single region of the Vicia villosa cultivar HV-30 ecotype Madison, WI linkage group LG4, Vvil1.0, whole genome shotgun sequence genome encodes:
- the LOC131594890 gene encoding chalcone synthase 4-like, giving the protein MNASQIHRAQKAEGPASILAIGTANPPNCVEQTTYPDFYFRITNSEHQTKLKQKFQRICDKTMIKRRYMYLTEDILKENPNLCAYMSPSLNTRQDMVVAEVPRLGKEAAIKAIKEWGQPKSKITHLIFCTISGVDMPGADYQLIKLLGLRPNVKRYMLYQQGCFAGGTVLRLAKDLAENNKDARVLVVCSEILTAISFCGPSDTHLDNLVGQALFGDGAAAVIVGSDPVPETEKPIFELFWTAQTIAPDSDGAICGPLREVGLTIHLRKDIPDIISNDIDKILVEAFQPLGIYDYNSIFWIAHPGGPAILDKIEQKLFLKPEKMRSTRKILSEYGNMSSACVLFSLDEMRKKSSQDGLKTTGEGLEWGVLLSFGPGLTIETIVLRSIVI; this is encoded by the exons ATGAATGCCTCTCAAATTCATAGAGCTCAAAAGGCCGAAGGACCTGCAAGCATTTTGGCCATTGGCACTGCAAATCCACCAAACTGTGTTGAACAGACTACATATCCTGATTTCTACTTCAGAATCACAAACAGTGAGCACCAGACCAAACTCAAACAAAAATTTCAGCGTATTT GTGATAAAACTATGATTAAGAGGAGATATATGTACCTAACAGAAGACATTTTGAAAGAGAACCCTAATTTATGTGCATATATGTCACCTTCTTTGAATACTAGACAAGATATGGTAGTGGCAGAGGTACCTAGACTAGGGAAGGAAGCTGCAATCAAGGCTATAAAAGAATGGGGCCAACCTAAGTCAAAGATTACACACTTAATCTTTTGCACCATAAGTGGTGTGGACATGCCTGGTGCTGATTATCAACTTATAAAACTTTTAGGTCTTCGCCCAAATGTGAAGAGGTACATGTTGTATCAACAAGGGTGTTTTGCAGGTGGTACAGTGCTTCGTTTGGCCAAGGACTTAGCTGAGAACAACAAAGATGCGCGTGTGTTGGTTGTTTGTTCCGAAATTCTTACAGCAATTTCGTTTTGTGGCCCTAGTGACACTCACTTGGACAACCTTGTTGGACAAGCACTATTTGGAGATGGAGCCGCTGCAGTCATTGTTGGTTCTGACCCGGTGCCAGAAACTGAGAAACCTATATTTGAGTTATTTTGGACTGCACAAACAATTGCTCCTGACAGTGACGGAGCTATTTGTGGTCCTCTTCGTGAAGTTGGACTAACAATTCATCTTCGTAAGGATATTCCTGATATTATCTCAAATGATATTGATAAAATACTTGTCGAGGCATTCCAACCCTTAGGTATCTATGATTACAATTCAATCTTTTGGATCGCTCACCCGGGTGGACCTGCTATTTTAGATAAAATTGAGCAAAAGTTATTCTTAAAACCTGAGAAAATGAGGTCTACTAGAAAAATACTTAGTGAATATGGTAATATGTCAAGTGCATGTGTGTTATTCAGTTTGGATGAAATGAGAAAGAAGTCATCTCAGGATGGACTTAAGACCACAGGAGAAGGGCTTGAATGGGGTGTGTTGTTAAGCTTTGGTCCCGGGCTTACTATTGAAACAATTGTTCTTCGCAGTATAGTTATATGA